The Tenacibaculum jejuense genome includes a window with the following:
- a CDS encoding solute:sodium symporter family transporter: MIGIISFVGFTILVAVISWSATRKTNENTSEGYFLGGRSLTAGVIAGSLLLTNLSTEQIVGLNGAAFSEGILVMAWETLAAIAMVVTAIFLLPRYLKSGLITIPQFLAERFDTTTKTLTSILFLSGYAIVLLPTILYSGSLAISGMFDIPSLLGVSKEVALWICVWSIGIIGSIYAVFGGLKAVAVSDAINAIGLLIGGILIPVFGLLYIGENNLVNGIQILQNQIPNHFNAIGSSSASVPFMTIFTGMMLVQIFYWGTNQQIIQRALGAKNLKEGQKGLLLGAFIKILGPLIVVLPGVVAYYMSSQGMLNVGASDEAYGALVKRVLPKEFIGFFAAVLFGAILSSFNSVLNSSVTLFGIDIYKEHLEPKANEKEVVKYGKSFGIILAIIAMFIAPFLSSLKSIFAYLQQVNGVYSIPILTIIFVGFVTKRVPAIAAKIGLITGSLLYIISEFILRPSFIKSALERAKASGEIFNETIVKAEAYPHFLHIMAILFLLNTLIMLFIGIVHPKQKAYEQKESKQVDVTPWRYTKLVGGCICITVILIYYYFS, from the coding sequence ATGATAGGAATAATATCGTTTGTAGGATTTACGATACTAGTTGCAGTTATTTCGTGGAGTGCTACTCGTAAAACTAATGAGAATACATCAGAAGGCTATTTTTTAGGTGGTAGAAGTTTAACAGCAGGTGTAATTGCAGGTTCATTACTACTAACTAATTTATCTACTGAACAAATAGTAGGATTAAACGGAGCTGCTTTTTCAGAAGGTATTTTAGTTATGGCTTGGGAAACTTTAGCAGCTATTGCTATGGTAGTAACAGCTATTTTTTTATTGCCAAGGTATTTAAAAAGTGGATTAATTACTATTCCACAATTTTTAGCAGAACGTTTTGATACCACAACTAAAACATTGACTTCTATTTTATTTTTGAGTGGTTATGCTATAGTTTTATTACCTACTATTTTATATTCGGGTTCTTTAGCTATTAGTGGAATGTTTGATATTCCTTCATTATTGGGGGTTTCTAAAGAAGTTGCTTTGTGGATTTGTGTTTGGTCAATTGGAATTATAGGTTCTATTTACGCAGTATTTGGAGGTTTAAAAGCAGTTGCAGTCTCAGACGCAATTAATGCGATTGGTTTATTAATTGGTGGAATTTTAATTCCTGTTTTTGGTTTGTTGTATATAGGTGAGAATAATTTAGTAAACGGAATACAAATTTTACAAAATCAAATACCGAATCATTTTAATGCTATTGGTAGTTCTTCTGCTTCTGTTCCTTTTATGACAATTTTTACAGGAATGATGCTTGTACAAATTTTTTATTGGGGTACAAACCAACAAATAATTCAAAGAGCTTTGGGAGCAAAGAACTTAAAAGAAGGTCAGAAAGGTTTGTTATTAGGAGCTTTCATAAAAATACTAGGTCCGCTAATAGTTGTTCTACCAGGAGTTGTAGCATATTATATGTCATCACAAGGAATGTTGAATGTTGGGGCTTCAGATGAAGCTTATGGGGCTTTAGTAAAACGTGTTTTGCCTAAAGAATTTATTGGTTTTTTTGCTGCCGTTTTATTCGGAGCTATCTTAAGTTCATTTAACAGTGTGCTAAATAGTTCTGTTACTTTGTTTGGTATTGATATTTACAAAGAACATTTAGAACCCAAAGCTAATGAAAAAGAAGTGGTGAAATATGGTAAATCTTTTGGAATTATTTTAGCTATCATAGCAATGTTTATTGCTCCTTTTTTATCAAGCCTAAAAAGTATATTTGCTTATTTACAACAAGTAAACGGCGTATATAGTATACCTATTTTAACTATAATTTTTGTTGGATTTGTTACCAAACGAGTACCTGCAATAGCAGCTAAAATTGGATTGATAACTGGTTCTCTATTGTATATAATAAGTGAGTTCATACTACGTCCAAGCTTTATAAAATCTGCATTAGAAAGGGCTAAAGCCTCAGGTGAAATTTTTAATGAAACTATAGTAAAAGCAGAAGCCTATCCACATTTTCTTCATATTATGGCTATTCTTTTCCTATTGAATACATTAATAATGTTATTTATTGGAATTGTACATCCAAAACA